In one Modestobacter sp. L9-4 genomic region, the following are encoded:
- a CDS encoding DEAD/DEAH box helicase, protein MSSFDSVDAQNAPLNDTTAVEAVETQAPEAEVAPEPTGPTFAQLGLPQPLVTALERKGIRHPFAIQTSALPDALAGRDVLGKAATGSGKTLAFGLPLLARLGAEPGQGRRAPRGLILVPTRELAQQVHDNLAPLGQSIGVQLAAVYGGASMYRQIQQLRRGVDVLIATPGRLQDLINQGETTLAEVVVSVIDEADFMSDLGFLPVVKELLDQTRTDGQRLLFSATLDGEVDTLVRRYLKDPARHEVAKAEDSGPQAEHLAYSVSFPDKLKIAEAMAARPGRIIIFVRTQHGADRLAENLQHVGINAEPIHGGLPQAARRRALEAFTDARSPVLVATDVAARGIHVDDVSLVLHYDPPADHKTYLHRSGRTARAGAAGVVVSLLLPDQVGQAKRRFRQAKLDPPVSRIRPGDAPIAELVAGGTFVEPIVRPARSSSRPAGASGGRRPSGDRPGGYRSGGAPRRPSGDRDRAYGDRPSGERSYGDRDRSAGAPSGDRDRSYGDRPSGERSYGDRDRSAGGDRRPGGYRGSAEGQRSSGRPARPARSY, encoded by the coding sequence TTGTCCTCGTTCGACTCTGTCGACGCCCAGAACGCCCCCCTGAACGACACGACCGCCGTCGAGGCCGTCGAGACCCAGGCCCCTGAGGCCGAGGTCGCCCCCGAGCCCACCGGTCCGACCTTCGCCCAGCTGGGCCTGCCCCAGCCGCTGGTCACCGCGCTCGAGCGCAAGGGCATCCGCCACCCGTTCGCCATCCAGACCTCCGCGCTGCCGGACGCCCTCGCCGGGCGCGACGTGCTCGGCAAGGCCGCCACCGGCTCGGGCAAGACGCTGGCCTTCGGCCTGCCGCTGCTCGCCCGCCTGGGTGCCGAGCCGGGTCAGGGCCGCCGCGCACCGCGCGGGCTGATCCTGGTCCCGACCCGCGAGCTGGCCCAGCAGGTGCACGACAACCTGGCCCCCCTCGGCCAGTCCATCGGCGTGCAGCTCGCTGCCGTCTACGGCGGGGCCTCGATGTACCGCCAGATCCAGCAGCTCCGCCGCGGCGTGGACGTGCTCATCGCCACCCCCGGTCGCCTGCAGGACCTGATCAACCAGGGTGAGACCACGCTGGCCGAGGTCGTCGTCTCGGTCATCGACGAGGCCGACTTCATGTCCGACCTGGGCTTCCTCCCGGTGGTCAAGGAGCTGCTCGACCAGACCCGCACCGACGGCCAGCGGCTGCTCTTCTCGGCCACGCTGGACGGCGAGGTCGACACCCTGGTCCGCCGCTACCTCAAGGACCCGGCCCGCCACGAGGTCGCCAAGGCCGAGGACTCCGGTCCCCAGGCCGAGCACCTGGCCTACAGCGTGTCCTTCCCGGACAAGCTGAAGATCGCCGAGGCGATGGCCGCCCGTCCGGGCCGGATCATCATCTTCGTGCGCACCCAGCACGGTGCCGACCGGCTGGCGGAGAACCTGCAGCACGTCGGCATCAACGCCGAGCCCATCCACGGTGGTCTGCCCCAGGCAGCCCGTCGTCGGGCGCTGGAGGCCTTCACCGACGCCCGCAGCCCGGTGCTGGTGGCCACCGACGTCGCCGCCCGCGGCATCCACGTCGACGACGTGTCGCTGGTCCTGCACTACGACCCGCCGGCAGACCACAAGACCTACCTGCACCGCTCCGGCCGCACCGCGCGCGCCGGTGCCGCGGGTGTCGTGGTCTCCCTGCTGCTGCCCGACCAGGTGGGACAGGCCAAGCGCCGGTTCCGCCAGGCCAAGCTCGACCCGCCCGTGTCGCGGATCCGCCCGGGCGACGCCCCGATCGCGGAGCTCGTGGCCGGCGGCACGTTCGTCGAGCCGATCGTCCGTCCGGCGCGCTCCTCGAGCCGTCCGGCCGGTGCCTCCGGTGGGCGTCGTCCCTCCGGTGACCGTCCGGGTGGGTACCGCTCCGGTGGTGCCCCCCGTCGTCCCTCCGGCGACCGCGATCGCGCGTACGGAGACCGCCCCTCGGGCGAGCGCTCCTACGGCGACCGGGATCGCTCGGCCGGTGCCCCCTCCGGCGACCGCGACCGCTCGTACGGAGACCGCCCCTCGGGCGAGCGCTCCTACGGCGACCGGGATCGTTCGGCCGGTGGCGACCGCCGTCCCGGTGGGTACCGCGGCTCGGCCGAGGGGCAGCGCTCCTCGGGTCGGCCCGCCCGCCCGGCGCGCTCCTACTGA
- a CDS encoding adenosine deaminase, translated as MALPLTAETLARAPKVLLHDHLDGGLRPQTVLELAEEAGYRDLPADEPEALGRWFRESADSGSLVRYLETFAHTVGVMQRPEAVQRVARECALDLAADGVVYAEVRMAPELLTTGGMSLDEAVEAMLDGYAQGSREAAAAGHPIVVGTLLCAMRQADRWVEVAGQVVRRRGEGVVGFDLAGPEDGFLPDRIPEAIAVLDRADAHRTIHAGEAAGIGSIVAALDGARAERLGHGVRIADQVPVDGPLGPVAERVRDEQVTLEVAPSSNVQTGAYPSLAEHPVDRLHRAGFAVTLNTDNRLMSGVSVTSELTDVVSTFGWGWDDVQTVAERALRAGFADDATRARITTEVLRPGFDALRGPS; from the coding sequence ATGGCACTCCCGCTGACCGCCGAGACCCTCGCCCGCGCGCCCAAGGTGCTGCTGCACGACCACCTGGACGGCGGGCTGCGGCCGCAGACGGTCCTGGAGCTGGCCGAGGAGGCCGGGTACCGGGACCTCCCGGCCGACGAGCCCGAGGCGCTGGGCCGCTGGTTCCGCGAGTCGGCCGACTCCGGGTCGCTGGTGCGCTACCTGGAGACGTTCGCGCACACCGTCGGGGTCATGCAGCGCCCCGAGGCCGTGCAGCGGGTGGCCCGGGAGTGCGCGCTGGACCTGGCGGCCGACGGGGTCGTCTACGCCGAGGTGCGGATGGCGCCGGAACTGCTGACCACCGGCGGGATGAGCCTGGACGAGGCCGTCGAGGCCATGCTCGACGGCTACGCGCAGGGCAGCCGCGAGGCCGCCGCGGCCGGGCACCCGATCGTCGTCGGCACGCTGCTGTGCGCCATGCGCCAGGCCGACCGCTGGGTCGAGGTCGCCGGGCAGGTCGTGCGGCGCCGCGGTGAGGGCGTCGTCGGCTTCGACCTGGCCGGCCCGGAGGACGGCTTCCTCCCCGACCGCATCCCCGAGGCGATCGCCGTGCTCGACCGGGCCGATGCCCACCGCACGATCCACGCCGGGGAGGCCGCGGGCATCGGCTCGATCGTCGCCGCCCTGGACGGCGCCCGTGCGGAGCGGCTGGGCCACGGGGTCCGGATCGCCGACCAGGTGCCGGTCGACGGACCGCTGGGCCCGGTGGCCGAGCGGGTGCGCGACGAGCAGGTCACCCTCGAGGTCGCGCCGTCGTCGAACGTGCAGACCGGCGCCTACCCGTCGCTGGCCGAGCACCCGGTCGACCGGCTGCACCGCGCCGGCTTCGCCGTCACGCTCAACACCGACAACCGGCTGATGAGCGGGGTGTCGGTCACCAGCGAGCTCACCGACGTCGTCAGCACGTTCGGCTGGGGCTGGGACGACGTCCAGACCGTGGCCGAGCGGGCGCTGCGCGCCGGGTTCGCCGACGACGCGACGCGTGCGCGGATCACCACCGAGGTGCTCCGGCCGGGCTTCGACGCACTGCGCGGACCGAGCTGA
- a CDS encoding ABC transporter permease — MTTTEHRPLPSLLSVVRTRSGVELKEFFRQRESVVFTLFFPVILLLALGAILDYDLGSGVDFPQYFMAGVIAVGIFGASLQNMAIHIAGERSDGTLKSLSGTPMPKSAYFIGKVVQVLAVAVATIVVLLLIGVLVYGIDLPTGRDWLTFAWVAVLGAAACTLLGITVSTLARNSRSASATVTPIALVLEFISGVFLPFDQVPTWLQTIASLFPLKWMAQGLRSVFLPDALAAREPAGSFELGRVALVLGIWCVVGLVLCVRTFRWQDRGQD; from the coding sequence ATGACCACCACCGAGCACCGCCCGCTGCCCTCGCTGCTCAGCGTCGTCCGGACCCGGTCGGGGGTGGAGCTCAAGGAGTTCTTCCGCCAGCGTGAGTCCGTCGTCTTCACGCTGTTCTTCCCGGTCATCCTGCTGCTGGCCCTCGGCGCGATCCTCGACTACGACCTGGGCTCGGGCGTCGACTTCCCGCAGTACTTCATGGCCGGGGTCATCGCCGTCGGCATCTTCGGCGCCAGCCTGCAGAACATGGCGATCCACATCGCCGGGGAGCGCTCCGACGGCACGCTGAAGAGCCTGTCCGGGACGCCGATGCCCAAGAGCGCGTACTTCATCGGCAAGGTCGTGCAGGTGCTCGCGGTCGCCGTCGCGACCATCGTGGTCCTGCTGCTCATCGGCGTGCTCGTGTACGGCATCGACCTGCCCACCGGCAGGGACTGGCTCACCTTTGCCTGGGTGGCGGTGCTGGGTGCGGCGGCCTGCACCCTGCTGGGCATCACCGTCTCCACGCTGGCCCGCAACAGCCGCTCGGCCTCGGCGACGGTCACCCCGATCGCGCTGGTGCTCGAGTTCATCTCCGGGGTGTTCCTGCCCTTCGACCAGGTGCCCACCTGGCTGCAGACGATCGCCTCGCTGTTCCCGCTCAAGTGGATGGCGCAGGGGCTGCGGTCGGTGTTCCTGCCCGACGCGCTGGCCGCCCGGGAGCCGGCCGGCTCCTTCGAGCTGGGCCGGGTCGCGCTGGTGCTGGGCATCTGGTGCGTCGTGGGCCTGGTGCTGTGCGTGCGCACGTTCCGCTGGCAGGACCGCGGCCAGGACTGA
- a CDS encoding ABC transporter ATP-binding protein, with protein sequence MTRTPAATVAGAVHPSTPLDPDAAISVRGLVRRYGDRNAVDGVDLDIRRGEIFALLGPNGAGKTTTVEILEGHRRRDGGEVRVLGVDPATGGRQWRSDIGIVLQSGAGDSQLSCLELLRAQAAYFPDPRDPAEVLELVGLSDKAGSRGRTLSGGQRRRLDVALGIVGRPRLLFLDEPTTGFDPEARRQFWSLIHSLRELGTTMLLTTHYLDEAEELADRVGVITRGRLVEVAVPAELGGRGQAPAVVHWTEDGVRRTAETDTPTAFVAGLAARFPGEVPDLAVARPTLEDVYLRMIGDPA encoded by the coding sequence GTGACCCGAACGCCCGCTGCGACCGTTGCCGGCGCGGTGCACCCGTCCACGCCCCTGGACCCGGACGCCGCGATCTCGGTCCGCGGCCTGGTCCGCCGGTACGGCGACCGCAACGCCGTGGACGGCGTGGACCTCGACATCCGGCGCGGGGAGATCTTCGCGCTGCTGGGTCCCAACGGCGCCGGCAAGACCACCACCGTGGAGATCCTGGAGGGCCACCGCCGGCGCGACGGCGGCGAGGTGCGGGTGCTGGGCGTCGACCCGGCCACCGGTGGGCGGCAGTGGCGGTCCGACATCGGCATCGTGCTGCAGTCCGGCGCCGGTGACAGCCAGCTGAGCTGCCTGGAGCTGCTGCGCGCCCAGGCCGCCTACTTCCCCGACCCGCGCGACCCGGCCGAGGTGCTCGAGCTGGTCGGGCTGAGCGACAAGGCCGGCTCCCGGGGCCGCACGCTGTCCGGTGGCCAGCGCCGCCGGCTCGACGTCGCACTCGGCATCGTGGGCCGCCCGCGGCTGCTGTTCCTGGACGAGCCGACCACCGGCTTCGACCCCGAGGCGCGCCGGCAGTTCTGGTCGCTGATCCACTCCCTGCGCGAGCTCGGGACGACGATGCTGCTCACCACCCACTACCTGGACGAGGCCGAGGAGCTGGCCGACCGGGTCGGGGTCATCACCCGCGGCCGGCTGGTCGAGGTCGCCGTCCCGGCCGAGCTCGGTGGCCGCGGGCAGGCGCCGGCGGTCGTGCACTGGACCGAGGACGGCGTCCGCCGGACGGCGGAGACGGACACCCCGACCGCGTTCGTCGCCGGGCTGGCCGCCCGGTTCCCCGGCGAGGTGCCCGACCTGGCCGTCGCCCGCCCCACCCTCGAGGACGTCTACCTGCGCATGATCGGCGACCCTGCATGA
- a CDS encoding thymidine phosphorylase gives MTAPFDAIDVIRAKRDGAGMSADQIRWVIGAYTHHQVPDEQMSALLMAVFFRGMSADELAVWTQAMIDSGVRKDLSSLGRPTADKHSTGGVGDKITLPLAPLVAACGVAVPQLSGRGLGHTGGTLDKLEAISGWRADVHEEAYLEQLRQVGAVICAAGNDLAPADKLLYALRDVTGTVESIPLIASSIMSKKIAEGADALVLDVKTGSGAFMRDADDARTLARTMVGLGEAAGVRTVALVTAMDRPLGRSAGNAVEVAESLEVLAGGGPADVVELTLALAREMLAGVGRTDVDPADALADGRAMDVWRQMISAQGGDPDAPLPQPAERHVVTAPATGTLTKLDAYALGVAAWRLGAGRARKEDPVSAAAGVVWTAGVGEQVTAGQPLLELQTDDPARIARALEALEGAIGVDTDDVPLPLVLDRITA, from the coding sequence ATGACCGCCCCCTTCGACGCCATCGACGTCATCCGGGCCAAGCGGGACGGCGCGGGGATGAGCGCGGACCAGATCCGCTGGGTGATCGGTGCCTACACGCACCATCAGGTGCCCGACGAGCAGATGAGCGCGCTGCTCATGGCGGTGTTCTTCCGCGGCATGAGCGCCGACGAGCTCGCCGTGTGGACCCAGGCGATGATCGACTCCGGCGTCCGCAAGGACCTCTCCTCCCTGGGCCGCCCGACCGCGGACAAGCACTCCACCGGCGGCGTCGGCGACAAGATCACCCTGCCGCTGGCACCGCTCGTGGCCGCCTGCGGCGTGGCGGTGCCGCAGCTGTCCGGCCGCGGGCTGGGCCACACCGGCGGCACGCTGGACAAGCTGGAGGCCATCAGCGGCTGGCGCGCCGACGTGCACGAGGAGGCCTACCTCGAGCAGCTGCGCCAGGTGGGCGCGGTCATCTGCGCCGCCGGCAACGACCTGGCCCCGGCCGACAAGCTGCTCTACGCGCTGCGCGACGTCACCGGGACGGTCGAGTCGATCCCGCTGATCGCCAGCTCGATCATGAGCAAGAAGATCGCCGAGGGCGCCGACGCACTGGTGCTGGACGTGAAGACCGGCTCCGGTGCCTTCATGCGCGACGCGGACGACGCCCGCACCCTGGCCCGCACGATGGTCGGTCTCGGTGAGGCGGCCGGGGTGCGCACCGTCGCCCTGGTCACCGCGATGGACCGCCCGCTGGGCCGCAGCGCGGGCAACGCCGTCGAGGTGGCCGAGTCGCTGGAGGTGCTGGCCGGCGGTGGCCCGGCCGACGTCGTCGAGCTCACCCTGGCGCTGGCCCGGGAGATGCTGGCCGGGGTGGGGCGCACCGACGTCGACCCCGCCGACGCCCTCGCCGACGGCCGGGCCATGGACGTGTGGCGGCAGATGATCAGCGCCCAGGGCGGCGACCCCGACGCACCGCTGCCGCAGCCGGCCGAGCGGCACGTGGTCACCGCCCCGGCCACCGGCACGCTCACGAAGCTGGACGCCTATGCCCTCGGCGTGGCCGCCTGGCGCCTCGGCGCAGGCCGGGCCCGCAAGGAGGACCCGGTGTCGGCCGCGGCCGGCGTCGTCTGGACCGCCGGGGTGGGGGAGCAGGTGACCGCCGGGCAGCCGCTGCTGGAGCTGCAGACCGACGACCCGGCCCGCATCGCCCGCGCCCTGGAGGCACTCGAGGGCGCGATCGGCGTCGACACCGACGACGTCCCTCTGCCCCTGGTCCTGGACCGCATCACCGCGTGA
- a CDS encoding cytidine deaminase gives MPDIDWDALRGAARDAMAHAYAPYSQFPVGVAGLVDDGRVVTGCNVENASYGLGLCAECGMVSDLARSGGGRLVAVACVGGDGQPLMPCGRCRQLLWEHGGRDMLLETVSLGIVPMSQVLPDAFGPEDLVAAADRGQRA, from the coding sequence GTGCCCGACATCGACTGGGACGCCCTCCGCGGCGCCGCCCGCGACGCGATGGCCCACGCCTACGCGCCGTACTCGCAGTTCCCCGTGGGCGTGGCCGGGCTGGTCGACGACGGCCGCGTGGTCACCGGCTGCAACGTGGAGAACGCCTCGTACGGGCTGGGTCTGTGCGCCGAGTGCGGCATGGTCTCCGACCTGGCCCGCAGCGGCGGGGGCCGGCTGGTCGCGGTGGCCTGCGTCGGCGGGGACGGCCAGCCGCTGATGCCCTGCGGCCGGTGCCGGCAGCTGCTGTGGGAGCACGGCGGCCGCGACATGCTGCTGGAGACGGTCTCCCTGGGGATCGTGCCGATGAGCCAGGTGCTGCCCGACGCCTTCGGCCCCGAGGACCTGGTCGCCGCGGCCGACCGGGGGCAGCGCGCATGA
- a CDS encoding ABC transporter permease, translating to MSTAMKTPAAQSRGTLTDRVFGGSRSRKLAYLLVGLVVLVSAVRVISGEQALTSSSTFSAALLLAVPLVLVALGGLFSERAGVVNIGLEGMMVLGTWGAGYAGYQWGWGGALIGGAVFGAAGGLLHAIATVTFGVDHVVSGVAINILADGVVRFLSELVYTDNPAGGGVTQSPSLSSSPPSFSLPVLSSGPDLLGDLENKHWFLLSDLAGLLRGFTSGVGVLTVLAVLLVPLVYLLLWRTAFGLRLRSCGENPAAADSLGVPVYRLKYIAVVISGALAGLGGVFLVFIATIYREGQTGGRGFIGLAALIFGNWRPGGLAMGAGLFGFSDALQLRSRTAVVALFLLIAVLLLGVAIWQATRRKVTQAVVAAVFAVAALVGYLTIDELPEGLVSFTPHLITLLVLSLASQRLRMPKADGLVYRRGEH from the coding sequence ATGAGCACTGCGATGAAGACGCCGGCGGCCCAGAGCCGCGGCACGCTGACCGACCGGGTGTTCGGCGGGTCGCGCTCGCGCAAGCTGGCCTACCTGCTGGTCGGGCTGGTCGTGCTGGTCTCCGCGGTGCGGGTGATCTCCGGGGAGCAGGCGCTCACGTCGTCCTCGACGTTCTCCGCCGCGCTGCTGCTCGCCGTCCCGCTGGTGCTGGTCGCGCTGGGCGGGCTGTTCTCCGAGCGCGCGGGCGTGGTCAACATCGGCCTCGAGGGCATGATGGTGCTGGGCACCTGGGGTGCCGGCTACGCCGGCTACCAGTGGGGCTGGGGCGGTGCGCTGATCGGCGGGGCCGTCTTCGGCGCGGCCGGCGGCCTGCTGCACGCGATCGCCACGGTGACCTTCGGTGTCGACCACGTCGTGTCCGGTGTGGCGATCAACATCCTCGCCGACGGCGTCGTCCGCTTCCTCTCCGAGCTCGTCTACACCGACAACCCCGCCGGCGGTGGCGTCACGCAGTCGCCGTCGCTGTCGTCATCGCCACCGAGCTTCTCGCTGCCGGTGCTGTCGTCGGGACCGGACCTGCTGGGTGACCTGGAGAACAAGCACTGGTTCCTGCTGTCCGACCTCGCCGGGCTGCTGCGCGGGTTCACCAGCGGCGTCGGGGTGCTCACCGTGCTGGCCGTCCTGCTCGTGCCGCTGGTCTACCTGCTGCTGTGGCGCACGGCCTTCGGGCTGCGGCTGCGCTCGTGCGGGGAGAACCCGGCGGCGGCCGACTCCCTCGGCGTGCCCGTCTACCGGCTCAAGTACATCGCCGTGGTCATCTCCGGCGCGCTGGCCGGCCTGGGCGGTGTCTTCCTGGTCTTCATCGCCACGATCTACCGCGAGGGCCAGACCGGCGGCCGCGGGTTCATCGGCCTCGCCGCGTTGATCTTCGGCAACTGGCGGCCGGGCGGGCTGGCCATGGGCGCCGGGCTGTTCGGCTTCTCCGACGCCCTGCAGCTGCGCAGCCGCACCGCGGTCGTGGCGCTGTTCCTGCTCATCGCCGTCCTGCTGCTGGGCGTGGCGATCTGGCAGGCCACCCGCCGCAAGGTCACCCAGGCCGTGGTCGCCGCGGTGTTCGCGGTGGCCGCACTGGTCGGTTACCTGACCATCGACGAGCTGCCCGAGGGCCTGGTCTCCTTCACCCCGCACCTGATCACGCTGCTGGTGCTGTCGCTGGCCTCCCAGCGACTACGGATGCCGAAGGCCGACGGGCTCGTGTACCGACGAGGAGAGCACTAG